The Borrelia duttonii Ly sequence TAGGTTTTTCACAAAATTATGGGATTGACAAACTCAATAATATTGATTATCTCAGAACGATAACAAACATTATGATCAAACCCGACTTTTTAGACAAATTTTACTTCATTTTAGACGACAATAGAAAATATATTTCTTACTACAAGGATTATCTTGTAGCAATATTGTATTCAATTCAATTTGATACATTTACCTTAGAAGAAGACTTCAAAAAACCAAGTCTCATTTACTTAAGTCATTATCTAAATGCTGATGGTGGATTTGTAAAATTTGACTATATTAACGATAGTTGGAATTATGAACAAGTAATACAAAATATCGATTCACGAGAAACAGAATTTTAAAGGTGTGCGCCTATGAAAATAAACAAAAGAAGTGATATTCTTGAAGAAATAACACACTCATATTTCAAATTCCTTGAAAACGCCAAAAAAGACAAATATCACTTCCCCGTTATGATGGATATTTGTAGCTTTGATGAAGTAAAGACACTCAATTATAAAGACTTGATGGAGGTGAACAAAATATCGGATTTGAAACTTCAAATGAAGATATATGAAATGTCTCTATCTAGAGGAATATTATGAATAATACTGGATTTACCATTAAGTTCAAAGGTGTACTTGATCATGCTTCAACCAAAAAGTCTTTAGAAAAAGATATATCTATCCTTGAAAAAGTTCTAAAACCCAAAAGAACAAGACTCGATAGTACTGAAAAAATATTGAAACACAATCTGAAAGAAAAAAAAGCTGAACTTGCCAAACAAAACAAATATGAAAAACTAAAATTAGCAGAAGAAAAAAGACAAGAGAAACTAAAAATAGAAAAACAAAAAAAAATAGAAGCAGCAAAAAAAAGGCTAGAAAAATTAAGATTAACAAAAGAAAAAAAACAAGAAAAATTACGAATAGAAGAGCAAAAAAGGCTAGACAATATAGAAAAGTTCAAACTTGAAGAAACTAAAAGACTTATGAGCCAAGGCATGAGATTCAAAAAGGCGAAAGAAGCCGCAATAAAAAGATCGTCCATGACACAAGAAGAATTAATGGATTTAGAGTACAAATCGCTAAAAAAGCAAAATGGAATTATACGTCGCACTATACGTCGCACTGGGCGCGCTGTTCTAGAAATAGGTAAAATTGCGGTTGGAACTGCTCTTGGACAAGTATTTGGGACTACTTTTCAAGGTGGTATTGGTGATGCATTCAATTATGCTAAAAGATCTATTATCAACAACGCAAATGTAAAAAAAATGAATGTAATTACTTCAAGAGTATTCAAATCTCAAGAAAAGGCTCAACTTAACAATATTCTTCAAACAATACCGGGATTTAATCGGGAAATTGATAGAGAAGAGTTCCTCAATTATGCTGGAATTTTGAGAAAAGATTTGGAAAGTTTAGGACAAAACAATGAAGAGAACCTCAATAAAGCAGTAGCATTTGCTGCAAGACTCAAATCCACAGGGGTTGTCAATGATAATGCTTCAGCTATTGCTGTAGTATCAGAATTCTTACAAGGAAAAGGTGGGTCCCTGTATAATGTCATGGGTTCATTTAGTAAATTGACACGTAAGTACAATGAACGTGGAGAAATGGAATATGACTTACTATCTTTAAGCCAAGCTTTGTCTTTTAGAACAGAAACACTAAAAAAAATTATTGATGATTGGAATACGCTTGAATTTCCTAAATACGCAAGTACCGAAGAAAAACTCAAAGATGATCTTATTGAAGCCGAAGATTCTTTCGCAAAAACTACATCTGAACTAGTAA is a genomic window containing:
- a CDS encoding DUF1473 family protein; its protein translation is MIQLYKMNILTKKETHTFDVKVLPVYQWDSILGFSQNYGIDKLNNIDYLRTITNIMIKPDFLDKFYFILDDNRKYISYYKDYLVAILYSIQFDTFTLEEDFKKPSLIYLSHYLNADGGFVKFDYINDSWNYEQVIQNIDSRETEF
- a CDS encoding DUF1322 family protein, giving the protein MKINKRSDILEEITHSYFKFLENAKKDKYHFPVMMDICSFDEVKTLNYKDLMEVNKISDLKLQMKIYEMSLSRGIL
- a CDS encoding DUF759 family protein, producing the protein MNNTGFTIKFKGVLDHASTKKSLEKDISILEKVLKPKRTRLDSTEKILKHNLKEKKAELAKQNKYEKLKLAEEKRQEKLKIEKQKKIEAAKKRLEKLRLTKEKKQEKLRIEEQKRLDNIEKFKLEETKRLMSQGMRFKKAKEAAIKRSSMTQEELMDLEYKSLKKQNGIIRRTIRRTGRAVLEIGKIAVGTALGQVFGTTFQGGIGDAFNYAKRSIINNANVKKMNVITSRVFKSQEKAQLNNILQTIPGFNREIDREEFLNYAGILRKDLESLGQNNEENLNKAVAFAARLKSTGVVNDNASAIAVVSEFLQGKGGSLYNVMGSFSKLTRKYNERGEMEYDLLSLSQALSFRTETLKKIIDDWNTLEFPKYASTEEKLKDDLIEAEDSFAKTTSELVKPLLKKLSQLATWLQDFTFKTHILDPMIKGLTSFFGNIYEWFTKMVKIALKQILPDWFYKWVFSEEPKTNKDHSPLPTTDTGTKLEKDASVKTP